Genomic DNA from Alicyclobacillus fastidiosus:
TCGGATTTCATGCTGTTGACGCCATTTGCGACGATCTTCAAAGCATCGATGTCCAAGCCGGAATCGATCTCGTCCAAAATCGCAATGCGCGGTTCCAGCATCGACATCTGTAAGATCTCATTGCGCTTTTTCTCACCGCCAGAAAAGCCCTCGTTGAGGTAGCGCTCTGCGAACACTGGATCGATGTTCAACTGTTTCATCTTGTCCTGCAGCGTCCGGTGGAATTTCAAGACAGGCAATTCCTTGCCTTCTTCCATACGCGCATTCAAGGCTTGGCGGATAAAGTTGGCATTCGACACACCTGGCACTTCAGATGGATATTGCATCGCGAGGAACAGCCCTGCGCGCGCCCGTTCGTCGGTCGACATCTCAAGCAGATCTTCATCGTCCAGCACAGCTCGACCACTCGTCACTTGGTAATGAGGGTGGCCCATCAGCGAGGACGCGAGGGTACTTTTACCAGTACCGTTCGGACCCATGATGGCGTGGATTTCACCGCCGCGAATATGTA
This window encodes:
- the sufC gene encoding Fe-S cluster assembly ATPase SufC, with the protein product MSKPNFLIEDLHVSIDDKEILKGLNLHIRGGEIHAIMGPNGTGKSTLASSLMGHPHYQVTSGRAVLDDEDLLEMSTDERARAGLFLAMQYPSEVPGVSNANFIRQALNARMEEGKELPVLKFHRTLQDKMKQLNIDPVFAERYLNEGFSGGEKKRNEILQMSMLEPRIAILDEIDSGLDIDALKIVANGVNSMKSDNIGFLIITHYQRLLNYIVPDYVHVMMQGRIVKSGDAKLAEELEAKGYDWLKEELGIEDETVEADA